The following are from one region of the Alicyclobacillus fastidiosus genome:
- a CDS encoding aminoglycoside phosphotransferase family protein — translation MKQGIPELENRICELVHQFYAFYVSAYEFVPIGDSAYSYMVENAKHERRYLKVFDTTTQKGSLGAKKLKQYVPLMLELSESNLFRDLPKPYYTISGDLQCSFERFTCVLFDYIDGETLADSYPFSDDVQTRLGEQLAKLHAVPLTHLCSQIVKESYRVDFGDGLHKNLKSLQFYKGDDRFILRLQSIVLPKAELINRFWDKFCEQQSIALQSTHAVVLCHGDLWGGNIMKRVNLKLVFLDWEGAVVAPIERDLFSYVDSEYTTLRLAYAEARQMNLSLNPDLVAFYAYRHQLRNLNQWLHNLLNENFDDDQKENDLEMIGFHCLDRWTSIETTVSQVYEG, via the coding sequence ATGAAGCAGGGTATACCAGAATTGGAAAACAGAATATGCGAGTTGGTTCATCAATTCTATGCTTTCTACGTATCTGCGTACGAGTTCGTACCTATCGGAGATTCAGCGTATTCCTATATGGTCGAAAATGCAAAACACGAGCGTAGATACCTCAAAGTATTCGATACTACCACTCAGAAAGGAAGTTTGGGAGCTAAGAAACTTAAGCAATACGTACCGCTTATGTTGGAACTATCAGAATCAAATCTATTCCGAGATCTTCCCAAGCCGTACTATACCATCAGTGGTGATCTTCAGTGTAGTTTTGAGCGTTTTACCTGCGTTTTGTTCGATTACATTGATGGTGAGACTTTGGCAGACTCATATCCCTTTTCAGATGATGTCCAAACCAGATTGGGTGAGCAACTTGCCAAGCTTCACGCCGTGCCACTTACACACCTGTGCTCGCAGATCGTCAAAGAGTCGTACCGCGTCGACTTTGGTGACGGACTACATAAAAACCTAAAATCCCTACAGTTTTACAAAGGCGACGATCGATTTATATTAAGACTTCAGTCCATCGTGCTCCCAAAAGCAGAACTTATAAATCGCTTTTGGGACAAATTTTGTGAACAGCAAAGCATCGCACTACAGTCTACCCATGCAGTCGTACTATGTCATGGAGATCTGTGGGGTGGAAACATCATGAAGCGGGTCAACCTTAAACTTGTCTTTCTCGATTGGGAAGGTGCAGTCGTTGCCCCCATTGAACGTGACCTTTTCTCGTACGTAGACTCAGAGTATACAACGCTTCGTCTCGCCTATGCGGAAGCAAGACAGATGAACCTCTCACTCAATCCCGATTTAGTCGCTTTTTACGCCTATCGACACCAGCTTAGAAATCTCAACCAATGGCTACACAATCTTTTAAATGAGAACTTTGACGATGATCAAAAAGAAAATGATTTAGAAATGATTGGGTTCCACTGTCTTGATCGCTGGACGTCCATTGAAACAACAGTCAGCCAAGTATATGAAGGGTAA
- the fba gene encoding class II fructose-1,6-bisphosphate aldolase, translated as MPLVSSTSLLKKARQEGYCIPAFNVHTLEMLQAVVDAAEEAQSPLILQSTVGTVKHLGADYIVAAATVASNRAGVPIALHLDHCTEFETIIQCIRAGYTSVMIDASMHSFEENVARTKRVVEIAGAVGVNVEAELGKVGGVEDEIVVADHEALMADPEECRVFVERTGVPTLAPAIGTAHGMYKGDPKIDFDRIGQIANLVDTPLVLHGGSGIPNAQVKRAVSLGMAKMNVATELRIAFSDAIKKIFAEHPEENDPRKYMVPAKQAVRALALEKIRLCGSNGKA; from the coding sequence ATGCCATTGGTTTCATCTACGTCGTTGTTAAAGAAAGCACGCCAAGAAGGTTATTGTATCCCAGCATTTAACGTGCACACACTTGAGATGCTGCAGGCTGTTGTTGACGCAGCGGAAGAGGCGCAGTCCCCACTCATCTTGCAGTCTACCGTAGGCACAGTGAAACACTTAGGAGCCGATTATATTGTTGCAGCGGCCACAGTTGCATCCAATCGAGCAGGAGTACCCATCGCGTTACACTTAGACCACTGCACTGAATTTGAAACAATTATCCAATGTATCCGTGCAGGGTACACATCTGTAATGATCGATGCCTCTATGCATTCGTTTGAGGAAAATGTTGCTCGTACGAAAAGGGTTGTCGAAATTGCTGGAGCAGTGGGAGTAAACGTAGAAGCAGAGTTGGGCAAGGTTGGCGGTGTGGAAGATGAAATCGTTGTTGCAGACCACGAAGCACTCATGGCGGATCCAGAAGAGTGTCGGGTTTTTGTTGAGCGGACAGGTGTACCGACACTTGCGCCTGCGATCGGTACCGCGCATGGTATGTACAAGGGAGATCCGAAGATTGACTTTGACCGAATTGGTCAGATTGCGAATTTGGTAGATACACCGTTAGTACTTCATGGTGGGTCAGGTATTCCGAACGCGCAAGTAAAGCGAGCGGTATCACTTGGTATGGCAAAAATGAATGTTGCCACAGAACTTCGTATCGCGTTCAGCGACGCTATAAAGAAGATTTTCGCAGAGCATCCGGAAGAAAACGATCCACGTAAGTACATGGTCCCAGCTAAGCAGGCCGTCCGAGCGTTGGCGCTCGAGAAAATCCGCCTCTGTGGCTCAAACGGGAAGGCTTAA
- a CDS encoding SIS domain-containing protein, which translates to MSSTYQELKQQYTALDKSIKYMDQTFPTIQSFIKNSNPEKIVFLGCGSSFNIAESLAMTTQMNLGVPAVAIPAGDLLLHMDRYQGFFANSLVVTISRSGSTSEMVIAVTELRARKNISVLSLVCTEKSDLSSISDVTIEMPWAFDASVCQTRTVSCLYMAGVLLIAKLAGNEELELDLRKVVKYGPRFMEKYESVCKNLSSKDWNSVVVLGDAEVAGIAGEGALAYKEICQLPSNYYHLLDSRHGPFVMIRENSFVIVIMSDQDNKYEVDLVNDLVKKGATVLCVSDLQQSNVHEAVTQVIFGERLHHAARGIPFILIAQLTAYYKAVANGVDPDNPDGLSAWIEL; encoded by the coding sequence ATGAGTTCTACTTATCAGGAATTAAAGCAACAATATACCGCATTAGATAAGTCGATTAAGTATATGGACCAAACTTTTCCGACTATCCAGTCATTTATTAAAAACTCAAATCCGGAAAAAATCGTTTTTCTAGGCTGTGGCTCGAGTTTTAACATAGCGGAGTCACTGGCGATGACAACACAAATGAACCTCGGTGTACCTGCGGTCGCAATTCCAGCGGGGGACCTACTGTTACACATGGACAGGTATCAGGGATTTTTTGCCAATTCCCTCGTAGTTACGATTTCTCGCTCAGGTAGTACAAGTGAGATGGTTATCGCGGTAACGGAATTGAGAGCAAGAAAAAATATTTCTGTCTTGTCACTAGTTTGCACAGAAAAATCAGATCTATCGTCCATTAGTGACGTGACAATTGAAATGCCCTGGGCATTTGATGCTAGTGTTTGTCAAACAAGAACGGTGTCATGTTTGTACATGGCCGGTGTGTTGTTAATTGCGAAACTTGCCGGAAATGAAGAGCTTGAATTGGACTTACGTAAAGTAGTTAAGTATGGTCCTCGGTTCATGGAGAAATATGAGTCTGTATGTAAGAACCTCTCGAGTAAGGATTGGAATAGTGTTGTAGTGCTTGGTGATGCCGAAGTTGCTGGGATAGCTGGCGAAGGTGCACTGGCATACAAAGAAATATGCCAATTACCTTCTAATTACTATCACTTATTGGACTCTCGACACGGCCCATTCGTCATGATCCGAGAAAACAGCTTTGTAATTGTCATAATGTCCGATCAAGACAATAAGTACGAAGTTGACCTCGTCAACGACCTTGTTAAAAAAGGTGCTACTGTTCTGTGTGTTAGTGACCTACAGCAATCAAACGTCCATGAGGCAGTAACTCAAGTGATTTTTGGTGAGAGGTTGCACCATGCTGCGAGAGGGATCCCATTCATTCTTATCGCTCAATTGACGGCTTATTACAAAGCTGTTGCCAACGGTGTAGATCCAGACAATCCTGATGGGCTTTCAGCTTGGATTGAGCTTTGA
- a CDS encoding SDR family oxidoreductase, which yields MWLARLDVTDTPAVNQVVNEAFSDLGQIDVIVNNAGYGPFGAAEELTDEQIVHQLRTNLMGSIQVTRAALPHLREQSGARIIQRSTYGGQATNPGASLYHATKWGIEGFMESVAKEVAPLNIEITIVEPGGARTEFRFGSLQLAKPMKAYDSTPAAMVRNAKDKSRLPIGDPAKMAAIIIDSVDKNPAPKRIVLGSDSYNATHKALSERLADLEVQKISPSPRIFRRKLQS from the coding sequence TTGTGGCTTGCCCGTCTCGACGTAACCGACACGCCTGCGGTTAATCAGGTTGTGAACGAAGCATTCAGCGATCTCGGTCAAATTGATGTGATCGTCAACAACGCCGGCTACGGACCCTTCGGTGCTGCAGAGGAGTTGACCGATGAGCAGATCGTCCACCAGTTAAGAACGAATCTGATGGGATCGATCCAGGTCACTCGCGCTGCGCTACCGCACCTTCGCGAGCAGAGTGGTGCTCGGATCATACAGAGGTCCACATACGGCGGGCAGGCCACAAACCCAGGGGCATCGCTGTATCACGCGACTAAGTGGGGCATCGAGGGATTCATGGAGTCGGTGGCGAAAGAAGTCGCTCCGTTGAACATAGAAATTACAATCGTAGAGCCAGGCGGCGCGCGCACTGAGTTCCGATTCGGTAGCTTGCAACTAGCGAAGCCGATGAAAGCCTACGACTCCACCCCGGCAGCGATGGTTCGCAACGCCAAGGACAAGAGCCGTCTCCCCATCGGCGACCCCGCTAAGATGGCCGCGATCATCATCGACAGTGTTGACAAGAATCCTGCCCCTAAACGAATCGTACTTGGTAGTGACTCTTACAATGCGACTCACAAAGCGCTCAGTGAACGACTCGCAGATTTGGAAGTGCAGAAGATCTCGCCTTCTCCACGGATTTTCCGGCGCAAGCTTCAGTCATAA
- a CDS encoding amino acid permease: MSQVEREPQGLVRVISLFQATTINMSQMVGIGPFITIPLILTAMGGPQAIFGWIAGALLAMMDGLVWSELGAAMPGEGGTYVYLREAFQYRSGKLMPFLFVWSTLIATPLIMSTGMIGMANYLGYFWPGMTGLDTKLVAVAITIITVALLYRRINSVGRITSILWGGMILTVVIVVVAALTHFHAHQAFSFPAGAFKASKFFMGLGAGMLISIYDYMGYYTTCYMGDEMKNPGRTIPRSVIISILSVAAIDLIMNIGMIGVVPWKVAMKSTSIGTLFMQDVWGRPGAILITILILWTAFASVYTGLLGASRLPFNASRDGLFFKSFGKLHPKHNFPHIALLVMGLVTAICCFLNLSTIINALMAVSIVVQFIGQVVALTVLRRRQPGMKRPFRQWLYPLPSLLALVGWIYVFYSSGWPAIELAIGWTVLGIIVFLIWAKREKQWPFGPTVIREVYLDNSEAM; the protein is encoded by the coding sequence TTGTCACAGGTTGAGAGAGAACCCCAGGGGCTAGTTCGCGTAATTAGTTTGTTTCAAGCCACAACGATTAACATGTCCCAAATGGTGGGTATTGGTCCGTTCATAACTATTCCGCTCATTTTAACGGCAATGGGCGGTCCTCAAGCAATTTTCGGCTGGATTGCAGGTGCCCTGCTGGCAATGATGGATGGTTTGGTGTGGAGTGAGCTTGGTGCTGCTATGCCAGGCGAAGGTGGAACGTACGTGTATCTGCGAGAAGCATTTCAGTATCGAAGCGGGAAGTTAATGCCCTTCCTGTTCGTTTGGTCAACCTTAATTGCCACCCCACTCATTATGTCCACAGGGATGATTGGCATGGCCAATTATTTAGGATATTTCTGGCCAGGGATGACTGGTTTAGATACTAAATTGGTAGCCGTTGCCATAACCATTATCACGGTGGCTCTGTTATATCGTCGTATCAATTCCGTCGGAAGAATCACTTCGATTTTGTGGGGTGGAATGATTCTTACGGTTGTGATTGTAGTTGTCGCTGCCTTAACGCACTTTCATGCCCATCAAGCATTCTCGTTCCCGGCTGGTGCATTTAAAGCCTCAAAGTTCTTTATGGGACTTGGCGCAGGTATGCTTATCTCGATTTATGATTACATGGGTTACTACACGACATGTTATATGGGAGATGAGATGAAAAACCCAGGACGCACGATTCCAAGGTCAGTAATTATCTCAATTCTTTCAGTTGCGGCAATAGATTTAATTATGAATATCGGTATGATCGGTGTGGTACCTTGGAAAGTCGCCATGAAAAGTACGAGCATTGGAACTTTATTTATGCAGGATGTTTGGGGAAGACCAGGTGCGATACTCATCACCATACTCATTCTTTGGACAGCTTTTGCTTCTGTGTATACAGGCTTGCTAGGTGCTTCGCGCTTGCCGTTTAATGCGTCGAGAGACGGTTTGTTTTTCAAGAGCTTTGGTAAGCTTCACCCCAAACATAACTTCCCTCACATTGCTCTACTGGTTATGGGACTAGTTACAGCAATTTGTTGTTTTTTGAATTTGTCCACGATCATCAATGCATTAATGGCAGTATCTATTGTCGTCCAATTCATCGGTCAAGTAGTTGCACTGACAGTATTGCGTAGACGCCAACCAGGGATGAAACGTCCGTTCCGTCAGTGGTTATACCCACTGCCGAGTCTACTAGCGTTAGTTGGTTGGATATACGTGTTCTATTCTTCCGGTTGGCCAGCAATTGAATTAGCTATAGGTTGGACAGTGCTTGGTATAATTGTCTTTCTTATATGGGCTAAACGCGAAAAGCAGTGGCCATTTGGCCCAACGGTCATTCGTGAAGTATATCTCGACAATTCAGAAGCGATGTAA
- a CDS encoding 1-phosphofructokinase family hexose kinase: protein MITTVTLNAAIDRTYWVDRWEKGGVHRVRREQNEPGGKGNNVAKVVKCLGGNVQATGFLAGNNGTAIRVGLEDRGISSPFLFIDGESRVCLNIIDDSDGCSTELLERGPEINNLQMQQMMEHLTQLASLSSIVVLSGSLPPGVPMETYRDLALTVKAAGAQVFLDTSGDALIAGIESKPDLIKPNEEEISQLIDLEVVTGSINEMELATKLVRLAERKTLSRVCITLGSKGAIAYMDGNLYRAYGPSIQPVNTVGCGDTFLAGMAYAIEQNSEPAECLRTAIAAATANALDERAGYVDLDVFQSVLSQIRIDQWG, encoded by the coding sequence ATGATCACTACCGTTACCTTAAACGCTGCAATTGACCGAACATACTGGGTCGATAGATGGGAAAAAGGTGGCGTACATCGTGTAAGACGGGAACAGAATGAGCCTGGCGGAAAAGGTAACAATGTAGCAAAAGTTGTGAAATGTCTAGGCGGTAATGTTCAAGCAACCGGATTTCTCGCTGGGAACAATGGTACTGCGATTCGTGTAGGTTTAGAGGACCGAGGAATCTCATCTCCATTTCTCTTTATTGACGGAGAATCACGTGTTTGTTTAAACATTATCGACGACTCAGACGGATGTTCAACCGAACTGTTAGAACGGGGACCGGAGATAAATAATCTGCAGATGCAGCAGATGATGGAACATTTAACCCAGCTAGCGTCACTATCGTCAATTGTTGTTCTTTCTGGAAGTCTTCCGCCGGGCGTGCCAATGGAAACTTATCGTGACTTGGCGCTTACGGTGAAAGCGGCTGGAGCACAGGTCTTCCTTGATACAAGCGGTGATGCTCTGATTGCAGGAATTGAAAGCAAACCGGACTTAATCAAGCCAAACGAAGAGGAAATTAGTCAACTGATCGACCTCGAAGTTGTTACAGGCAGTATCAATGAAATGGAATTGGCTACTAAGCTAGTACGACTGGCAGAAAGGAAAACGTTGTCGCGAGTCTGTATTACACTAGGATCGAAAGGTGCAATTGCGTACATGGATGGGAATTTGTATCGTGCGTATGGGCCATCAATTCAGCCTGTTAATACGGTCGGGTGCGGGGACACTTTCTTGGCAGGTATGGCATATGCAATTGAACAGAACTCCGAACCAGCGGAATGTCTTCGTACGGCTATAGCTGCGGCAACCGCAAATGCTCTTGATGAACGAGCTGGATACGTGGATCTCGACGTATTTCAATCGGTACTCTCTCAAATAAGAATTGACCAGTGGGGCTAA
- a CDS encoding glucosamine-6-phosphate deaminase, with the protein MRVQILPTANDLGRTAAQFASNVINKAIQEQGEARILLSTGASQFETLEHLIQQNIQWSKVTMFHLDEYVNLPDNHSASFIKYLRERFTNFVPLKEVHFVDGRGDIRCSIQQLTEEIRRAPIDLGLIGIGENTHLAFNDPPANFNTTDAYIVVQLDEACKRQQVREGWFETANDVPNEAITMTIHQIMQTKVIVSSVPHRVKAEAIRKTLENDVTNMIPSTMLKRHSNATIFLDSQSASSLSESLLRKYTME; encoded by the coding sequence ATGAGAGTTCAAATATTGCCAACCGCCAATGATCTCGGGAGAACTGCTGCCCAGTTCGCTTCAAATGTTATTAACAAGGCAATTCAGGAGCAAGGTGAGGCTCGTATTTTGTTATCGACAGGAGCATCCCAGTTTGAAACGTTAGAGCACCTCATTCAGCAGAATATCCAATGGAGTAAGGTGACTATGTTTCACCTTGATGAATACGTAAACCTCCCAGACAACCACTCGGCAAGTTTCATTAAATATCTTCGAGAAAGATTTACTAATTTTGTGCCGCTCAAAGAGGTTCACTTTGTTGATGGGCGCGGGGATATTCGTTGCAGCATTCAGCAACTTACTGAGGAAATTCGCAGAGCACCTATAGATCTCGGACTTATTGGGATTGGTGAGAATACCCATCTCGCTTTCAACGATCCCCCAGCTAACTTTAACACGACTGATGCCTATATCGTGGTTCAGCTTGATGAGGCTTGTAAGCGACAACAGGTACGGGAAGGTTGGTTTGAAACAGCTAACGATGTGCCAAATGAGGCCATTACTATGACAATACATCAAATTATGCAAACTAAAGTCATTGTTTCGAGTGTACCTCATCGAGTGAAAGCAGAAGCAATACGAAAAACGCTTGAAAATGATGTTACAAATATGATTCCATCCACTATGTTAAAACGTCATTCTAACGCAACAATCTTTCTGGATTCTCAGTCGGCTTCTTCTCTAAGTGAGTCGTTGTTGCGGAAATATACAATGGAATAG
- a CDS encoding methyltransferase domain-containing protein — MTQGWQDPTAASDWDANGDNINPTRAEQLDMLVTLLAEFTNSGDWILDLGYGSGKVEEIIFERIPDAQVAGIDNSPAMARLAANRLQGYTHRFFPVQGDLAQLSSIQLPVSEVGAVIAIQSLHHLSAPDMQSAYRHIHTLLRPGGVFLLLDRIKVENEVVFPLLRSVWNRLDRHYGSETAPQEGKNFDEHTAILKQDGDFPVTLETHLEWLRACTFHAVTLHVHGNRALIAAVK; from the coding sequence GTGACACAGGGGTGGCAAGATCCAACTGCTGCGAGCGACTGGGATGCTAATGGTGACAACATCAATCCAACTCGGGCGGAACAGTTGGATATGTTGGTCACTTTACTAGCGGAGTTTACAAACTCAGGAGATTGGATTCTTGACTTGGGGTATGGATCCGGCAAGGTTGAAGAGATCATTTTTGAACGAATACCTGATGCTCAAGTCGCTGGTATAGACAATTCTCCTGCTATGGCAAGGCTAGCAGCGAATCGTCTGCAAGGGTATACCCACCGCTTTTTTCCTGTACAAGGGGATTTAGCCCAGTTGTCCAGTATTCAGCTACCCGTATCGGAAGTAGGGGCAGTTATCGCTATTCAGTCACTGCACCACTTGTCTGCTCCGGATATGCAGAGCGCATACCGCCATATACATACTCTTTTACGTCCTGGTGGTGTTTTTCTTCTTTTGGATCGAATCAAAGTTGAAAATGAAGTTGTGTTTCCTCTGTTGCGATCCGTTTGGAACCGCCTGGATCGTCATTACGGCTCAGAAACTGCGCCCCAAGAAGGCAAGAATTTTGATGAGCACACAGCCATTCTCAAACAAGACGGAGACTTTCCGGTCACATTGGAAACTCACCTTGAATGGCTACGTGCGTGCACGTTTCATGCCGTCACTTTGCATGTGCATGGCAATCGAGCACTGATAGCTGCCGTAAAGTGA
- a CDS encoding DUF5684 domain-containing protein has translation MFSQAGFGLVFELLIGLVLYVIIGLTDMRLAKIAGRPNIEWMAWVPICSTVLPLLLIKKSGWWLLIYLVPIANIVFFTIWQVKLLKAFGKHGAFVLLAIFLYPVYDILWLVWAYSSDTRYTLNDNLNEIERGLNQML, from the coding sequence TTGTTTTCCCAAGCCGGATTTGGTTTAGTATTTGAATTATTAATCGGACTCGTATTGTACGTAATAATCGGGTTGACGGATATGCGACTTGCGAAAATCGCAGGACGCCCCAATATCGAATGGATGGCATGGGTTCCGATCTGTAGCACAGTACTACCACTCTTGCTTATTAAGAAATCCGGTTGGTGGCTGCTTATATACCTAGTACCAATCGCGAACATTGTTTTCTTCACTATTTGGCAAGTAAAGCTATTGAAAGCCTTTGGAAAGCATGGGGCTTTTGTTTTGTTAGCAATTTTCTTATATCCCGTATATGACATTCTGTGGCTTGTCTGGGCTTATTCGTCCGATACTCGATACACACTGAACGATAACCTGAACGAAATTGAAAGAGGCTTAAATCAAATGCTGTGA
- a CDS encoding DeoR/GlpR family DNA-binding transcription regulator, whose translation MDNNAPNTAVDRRDFIVEYLKEHGETRIDQLSELCEVSEITLRRDLEILESQNRIRRVRGGAAPALANPLEEMFHEKLSLNTREKREIARTAAALVQDSQVVILSAGTTTTYIARELTKKQNITIVTSAINIAAEVAPYSHITLVMIGGIVRSGSYAAVGHLADDALDNINADIAFVGVDGVDTESGFTTPNFMEARTDTMMLKSATTGYIVADDSKFGKVKIARVARLDEPSGLIVNRSASDDFINELEMRNCRVIR comes from the coding sequence ATGGACAATAACGCACCGAATACCGCCGTCGATAGGCGAGACTTTATTGTTGAGTACCTAAAGGAGCATGGTGAGACAAGGATTGACCAGCTTAGCGAATTGTGCGAGGTGAGTGAAATTACTCTTCGCCGAGACCTCGAAATTCTAGAGTCACAGAACCGGATTCGACGGGTTCGCGGCGGTGCCGCGCCTGCGCTCGCAAATCCTCTAGAAGAGATGTTTCATGAAAAGCTTAGTTTAAATACGCGTGAAAAGCGTGAAATCGCACGCACAGCGGCCGCGTTGGTGCAAGACAGTCAAGTCGTAATTCTAAGTGCTGGAACAACAACAACCTACATTGCGCGGGAACTCACAAAAAAACAGAATATTACTATCGTCACATCGGCGATCAACATAGCTGCCGAAGTTGCGCCCTATAGCCACATCACGTTGGTCATGATAGGTGGAATTGTTCGATCTGGCTCGTACGCAGCTGTAGGTCATCTCGCAGATGATGCCTTAGATAACATAAATGCTGATATTGCCTTCGTTGGCGTGGACGGTGTTGACACCGAGAGTGGATTCACAACACCAAATTTTATGGAGGCACGCACTGACACTATGATGCTTAAATCAGCTACTACCGGGTACATTGTCGCTGACGACAGTAAATTTGGAAAAGTTAAAATAGCGCGTGTGGCCAGATTAGACGAACCGAGCGGACTTATTGTTAATCGAAGTGCATCCGATGACTTCATTAATGAGCTTGAGATGAGAAACTGTCGCGTCATACGCTAA
- a CDS encoding aminoglycoside phosphotransferase family protein, translating into MVDIDVSLVRRLILKQFPRWAGLMIKPVELSGWDNRTFRLGDDMTVRLPSHEAYEAQVKKEQQWLPKLASRLPIAIAIPTPLAMGTPSDEYPLHWSIYGWMDGENATTERIGNLNDFAIELAQFLNALQQIDANGGPPPGAHNFYRGGPLGTYDRETRNAIADLNGMIDTVGAIAVWESAIQTVWNNPPVWVHGDVYPTNLLVKDGRLSAVIDFGCSGVGDPACDLTIAWTFFFGQSRETFRSHLQLDDETWERARGWALWKALMTISNPSNYPSGRLEESRRVIQDVIAEHKPR; encoded by the coding sequence ATAGTGGATATTGATGTTTCGTTAGTACGTCGATTGATATTAAAGCAGTTTCCCAGATGGGCAGGTCTTATGATCAAGCCCGTAGAGCTTAGTGGTTGGGACAACAGAACTTTTCGCCTTGGTGACGACATGACGGTGAGGTTACCTAGTCACGAGGCGTATGAGGCACAGGTGAAAAAAGAACAGCAGTGGTTGCCCAAGCTTGCTTCCCGTCTGCCTATAGCGATAGCGATCCCGACTCCTTTAGCTATGGGTACGCCGTCTGATGAGTATCCATTGCATTGGTCAATTTACGGTTGGATGGATGGCGAGAATGCGACAACTGAGCGTATAGGTAACCTGAATGACTTTGCTATTGAGCTAGCCCAATTTCTCAATGCCTTGCAACAAATAGATGCGAATGGTGGTCCTCCACCTGGAGCCCATAATTTTTACCGTGGTGGTCCATTGGGCACTTATGACCGGGAAACTCGAAATGCTATTGCCGACCTGAACGGAATGATTGATACGGTCGGGGCGATTGCGGTTTGGGAGTCAGCAATTCAGACGGTTTGGAATAACCCCCCTGTCTGGGTTCATGGGGACGTGTATCCAACAAACCTATTAGTCAAAGATGGACGTCTAAGTGCCGTCATTGATTTTGGTTGTTCGGGGGTAGGAGACCCAGCCTGCGATTTAACGATTGCATGGACGTTTTTCTTCGGGCAAAGCCGAGAAACGTTTCGTTCTCATCTTCAACTTGATGATGAAACATGGGAGAGAGCCCGTGGGTGGGCATTGTGGAAAGCCTTGATGACGATTTCAAACCCATCAAATTACCCATCGGGACGGTTGGAAGAATCCCGTCGTGTGATTCAAGACGTGATCGCAGAACATAAGCCACGGTGA
- a CDS encoding ROK family protein, whose product MNLQNERTESKFVLAFDFGGTKFVVATASPAGAVLIRREAKTREFANGQDVLDAAVRSGIEIIEETIAGGHGTTLAGIGLSTMGITRRDQVLMAPNVVGWADLHIEETMQKAFPGIPILIENDVKAAAFGEVRRGALKDADFGLYVNLGTGIAVTYTLNGTVLQGHNGASGEIAYNLRTAHEPLGAADDVAPLEEFVGGRNIAKRMGHYFDTAVTAEELFRMSSSNERARALAEEILHELSFQLTNAIIQWDPEVVVFGGGMIGAWDMISSFLDKYIKKFVPFPQKLSIAYFGANPSLYGAIELGLQGAGL is encoded by the coding sequence ATGAATCTACAGAATGAAAGAACTGAATCGAAGTTCGTATTGGCGTTTGATTTTGGGGGGACGAAATTCGTAGTTGCTACAGCTTCGCCAGCGGGAGCTGTACTCATCAGAAGGGAAGCCAAGACCCGTGAGTTCGCAAATGGACAAGACGTGCTTGATGCGGCTGTCAGGTCCGGGATTGAGATTATTGAGGAAACTATCGCAGGTGGACACGGTACAACGCTTGCAGGTATTGGCTTGTCAACGATGGGCATCACGAGGCGCGATCAGGTATTGATGGCACCTAATGTAGTTGGTTGGGCAGATCTTCACATCGAAGAAACAATGCAAAAAGCATTCCCTGGAATTCCAATTTTGATTGAGAACGATGTTAAGGCAGCGGCGTTTGGTGAAGTTAGGCGAGGGGCATTAAAAGACGCGGATTTTGGCTTATACGTAAATCTAGGAACAGGAATAGCTGTGACATACACTTTAAACGGTACGGTTTTACAAGGGCATAATGGCGCATCGGGAGAGATTGCGTACAATTTACGGACTGCCCATGAACCACTCGGTGCAGCTGATGATGTAGCACCATTGGAGGAGTTTGTCGGCGGGCGAAACATTGCAAAACGCATGGGGCACTATTTTGATACTGCAGTTACTGCCGAAGAATTGTTTAGAATGTCATCCTCGAATGAACGTGCACGTGCATTGGCAGAGGAAATTTTACATGAACTTTCATTTCAACTCACGAATGCGATTATCCAATGGGATCCAGAAGTCGTTGTATTCGGCGGCGGCATGATTGGCGCATGGGACATGATATCTTCCTTTTTGGACAAATACATCAAAAAATTCGTCCCGTTTCCCCAAAAACTTTCGATTGCATATTTTGGCGCGAATCCAAGCCTTTACGGTGCCATCGAATTGGGGTTGCAAGGTGCGGGATTGTGA